One region of Brachybacterium saurashtrense genomic DNA includes:
- a CDS encoding nitroreductase family protein, with protein sequence MLDRLKKIAKDLLAITWIRRTYEVVNRGFLESFGSNRLLTHLFFAVNPLAFNREQSAVLRGRRNYYRNKSTSRTTHVELRRNVHRLEKGLIMRPRRDVFARDYITETIEFYETAARQWRQAPGSMDQSEMEWAHDVLTEYFRVSARTDRTVEAARARFEAVEHGAENTGKIPHPKELVSDISYDSLQLLAQQRRSVRWFEQKPVERELIDKALRVARQAPTACNRIPYEFRIFDDPALAHEVAAIPFGSAGYSDNVPAVAVVVGKLESYFSPRDRHAIYVDSSLAAMQFILALETLGLSSSVINWPDFEPLEAKMQRRLSLDTSDRVVMLIAFGYAHDEGLVPYSAKKSLDTFRRYND encoded by the coding sequence GTGCTCGACCGGCTGAAGAAGATCGCCAAGGACCTGCTGGCGATCACCTGGATCCGCCGCACCTACGAGGTGGTGAACCGTGGATTCCTGGAGTCCTTCGGCTCCAACCGGCTCCTCACCCATCTCTTCTTCGCGGTGAATCCGCTCGCCTTCAATCGCGAGCAGTCCGCTGTGCTGCGCGGGCGCCGGAACTACTACCGCAACAAGAGCACCTCCCGCACCACCCACGTGGAGCTGCGCCGCAACGTGCACCGGCTCGAGAAGGGGCTCATCATGCGGCCCCGTCGCGACGTGTTCGCCCGCGACTACATCACCGAGACCATCGAGTTCTACGAGACCGCGGCCCGGCAGTGGCGGCAGGCGCCCGGCAGCATGGACCAGTCGGAGATGGAGTGGGCGCATGACGTGCTCACCGAGTACTTCCGCGTGAGCGCCCGCACCGACCGCACGGTGGAGGCGGCCCGTGCCCGCTTCGAGGCGGTCGAGCACGGCGCCGAGAACACCGGCAAGATCCCCCACCCCAAGGAGCTGGTGAGCGACATCTCCTACGACTCGCTGCAGCTGCTCGCCCAGCAGCGACGCAGCGTGCGCTGGTTCGAGCAGAAGCCCGTGGAGCGGGAGCTGATCGACAAGGCGCTGCGAGTGGCCCGCCAGGCGCCCACCGCCTGCAACCGCATCCCCTACGAGTTCCGGATCTTCGACGATCCGGCGCTGGCCCACGAGGTTGCCGCGATCCCCTTCGGCTCCGCCGGCTACTCCGACAACGTGCCCGCCGTCGCCGTGGTGGTGGGCAAGCTCGAGTCCTACTTCAGCCCGCGCGACCGCCACGCCATCTACGTGGACAGCTCCCTCGCCGCGATGCAGTTCATCCTCGCCCTCGAGACCCTGGGCCTGAGCTCCTCGGTGATCAACTGGCCGGACTTCGAGCCGCTCGAGGCGAAGATGCAGCGCCGCCTCTCCCTGGACACCAGCGACCGCGTGGTGATGCTGATCGCCTTCGGGTACGCGCACGACGAGGGCCTGGTGCCGTACTCCGCGAAGAAGTCCCTGGACACCTTCCGGCGGTACAACGACTGA
- a CDS encoding lysylphosphatidylglycerol synthase domain-containing protein produces the protein MTHLPTTADDDPAPPARRRPAGRRALRWIATVLVVGLVGVLFARSLAANWAELRAEHLRFSPWWLLAIVFFALAVAVTGSAWGRIVRWLDPDARVSAREAVAVQCLSWVLKYIPGQVGSVTNKVLWAGKKGISRTLVLISFVYENVFLQIASIVPALVILLVSLGPGILGENATLMVAPLLVLIPAAMVLHAPTFRRILNLPLRRILKRSVPPEYFLSSGRAAFSALEFVLPRILNGIGFVLIAATVSDITPGHWLPFAAAYALAGAVGILAILVPSGLGVREAVIVLVLSQYVPAPEAIVISLLARLLATIGDAVVAAVYLVIRRTIPQETRP, from the coding sequence ATGACGCACCTCCCCACCACGGCCGACGACGACCCGGCGCCCCCGGCGCGCAGGCGCCCCGCAGGGCGGCGCGCGCTGCGCTGGATCGCCACGGTCCTGGTCGTCGGCCTCGTCGGCGTCCTCTTCGCCCGCTCCCTCGCCGCCAACTGGGCCGAGCTGCGCGCCGAGCACCTGCGCTTCAGCCCCTGGTGGCTGCTCGCGATCGTCTTCTTCGCGCTCGCGGTCGCCGTCACCGGCTCCGCCTGGGGCCGGATCGTGCGCTGGCTCGACCCGGACGCCCGCGTCAGCGCCCGCGAGGCGGTCGCGGTGCAGTGCCTGTCCTGGGTGCTGAAGTACATCCCCGGGCAGGTGGGCTCGGTGACGAACAAGGTGCTGTGGGCGGGCAAGAAGGGCATCAGCCGCACCCTGGTGCTGATCAGCTTCGTCTACGAGAACGTGTTCCTGCAGATCGCCTCGATCGTCCCGGCGCTGGTGATCCTGCTGGTGAGCCTCGGTCCCGGGATCCTCGGCGAGAACGCGACCCTCATGGTGGCCCCGCTGCTTGTGCTGATCCCCGCCGCGATGGTGCTGCACGCCCCCACGTTCCGCCGGATCCTGAATCTCCCGCTGCGCCGGATCCTCAAGCGCTCCGTGCCGCCGGAGTACTTCCTGTCCAGCGGTCGCGCCGCGTTCTCCGCGCTCGAGTTCGTGCTGCCGCGGATCCTCAACGGCATCGGCTTCGTGCTGATCGCCGCCACGGTCAGCGACATCACCCCCGGCCACTGGCTGCCCTTCGCCGCCGCCTACGCGCTCGCCGGCGCCGTGGGCATCCTCGCGATCCTCGTGCCCAGCGGGCTCGGGGTGCGCGAGGCCGTCATCGTGCTGGTGCTCAGCCAGTACGTCCCCGCCCCGGAGGCGATCGTGATCAGCCTCCTCGCCCGCCTGCTGGCCACCATCGGCGATGCCGTCGTGGCCGCCGTCTACCTCGTCATCCGCCGCACCATCCCTCAGGAGACACGCCCATGA
- a CDS encoding UDP-glucose dehydrogenase family protein, which translates to MRISTIGCGYLGAVYAASMASIGHEVLGLDVDQKKVDDLNRGIAPFHEPGFEKVLQDALEAGRLRFSTDYSHAADYTAHVICVGTPQLIDAAGADLTYVHAAVDALIPHLAEDAVVLGRSTVPVGTAASLRERLRAAGRENALAWNPEFLREGFAVEDTLRPDRIVYGLPEDPAESARARAVLDEMYGTMLENGTPLVAGNYATAELVKVSANSFLATKISFINAVAEVCEATGADVSVIAEAIGLDDRIGPKFLRAGIGFGGGCLPKDIRAFMARAGELGVTEALGFLREVDHVNNRRRDHVVNMARQALGGAFTGKRVAVLGAAFKPDSDDTRQSPALYIASKISGRGADVVVTDPAANARVHAERPNLAVAEDAYAAAAGADIVLLLTEWTQFKELDPVRLREVVGTPTMIDGRNVLDPAAWREAGWTYRSMGRP; encoded by the coding sequence ATGAGAATCAGCACCATCGGTTGTGGGTACCTGGGCGCGGTCTACGCCGCGTCGATGGCGTCGATCGGGCACGAGGTCCTGGGCCTGGACGTCGATCAGAAGAAGGTCGACGACCTCAACCGGGGCATCGCCCCGTTCCACGAGCCCGGCTTCGAGAAGGTGCTCCAGGACGCCCTCGAGGCCGGTCGCCTCCGCTTCTCCACCGACTACTCCCACGCCGCCGACTACACCGCCCATGTGATCTGCGTGGGCACCCCGCAGCTGATCGACGCCGCCGGCGCCGACCTCACCTACGTGCACGCCGCGGTCGATGCCCTGATCCCCCATCTCGCCGAGGACGCCGTGGTGCTGGGGCGCTCCACCGTGCCGGTGGGCACCGCCGCCTCGCTGCGGGAGCGCCTGCGCGCCGCCGGCCGGGAGAACGCGCTGGCCTGGAACCCGGAGTTCCTGCGCGAGGGCTTCGCCGTGGAGGACACCCTGCGCCCGGACCGCATCGTCTACGGCCTGCCCGAGGACCCCGCCGAGTCCGCCCGTGCCCGCGCGGTGCTCGACGAGATGTACGGCACGATGCTGGAGAACGGCACCCCGCTGGTGGCGGGCAACTACGCCACCGCGGAGCTGGTGAAGGTCTCCGCGAACTCCTTCCTGGCCACGAAGATCTCCTTCATCAACGCCGTGGCCGAGGTGTGCGAGGCCACCGGCGCGGACGTCTCCGTCATCGCAGAGGCGATCGGGCTGGACGACCGCATCGGCCCGAAGTTCCTGCGCGCCGGGATCGGGTTCGGCGGCGGCTGCCTGCCCAAGGACATCCGCGCCTTCATGGCGCGCGCCGGCGAGCTGGGCGTCACCGAGGCGCTGGGCTTCCTGCGCGAGGTGGACCACGTCAACAACCGCCGTCGCGACCACGTAGTGAACATGGCCCGCCAGGCCCTGGGCGGCGCCTTCACCGGCAAGCGGGTCGCGGTGCTCGGCGCGGCCTTCAAGCCGGACTCCGACGACACCCGCCAGTCCCCCGCCCTGTACATCGCCTCGAAGATCTCCGGCCGCGGTGCCGACGTGGTGGTCACCGACCCGGCCGCGAACGCCCGCGTGCACGCCGAGCGGCCCAACCTGGCCGTCGCGGAGGACGCCTACGCGGCGGCCGCCGGGGCGGACATCGTGCTGCTGCTCACCGAGTGGACGCAGTTCAAGGAGCTGGACCCGGTGCGGCTGCGGGAGGTGGTGGGCACGCCCACCATGATCGACGGCCGCAACGTCCTGGATCCCGCCGCCTGGCGGGAGGCCGGCTGGACCTACCGGTCCATGGGCCGCCCCTGA
- a CDS encoding acyltransferase family protein produces the protein MRDSERRPAPADELSDWIQEPSGEPVGRSSRARTRLEDWLTAPETARSTTLDDWLQGPVEEHAEQEAEDAWSTGESVSGATTAGGYGQEPRPTGGRRRGEERRGADGAEAPHAAARAGARRQRPAFRAELHGLRAVALGLVAVYHIWLGRVSGGVDVFLFLSAFFLTGTFVRRLESGRPLGVPRYWLHTFKRLLPPAAATILLVLGASAVLLPPSQWVSVMQQAVASAVYLQNLLLAVMQVDYQNQDAGAASPLQHFWSLSVQGQAFVVWPLLFLLMRRRARAGKPVRLPLIALVAVIGAASLAWSVLSTQTQQQIAYFDTAARMWEFAAGSLLALTLPLLDRLSGAHRPEDPLRPRFGALRALVGWAGIVALLAVGVLVDVSALFPGWIALWPLAAAGAVVVAGHSGRRWGADALLSTRPAAFVGDISYALYLVHWPLLVLWLHHSEQERAGLLDGLAVLTASVLLAWALTRLVDAPIRRSAWLEARPWRALTAVAVSVALVAGAAGAWSLTLTRESTPDPTPTASPALPTDEVPSETPSEILPHGWELRSQWPFLPEDCSGRWEPATDFDNVPCDQLLPAGAEPAGLVVILGSSHARQYVPALLPWAEEHDLQIVNLHMNGCNFVPGMERGSYCDGYDEYALDYIDTVQPDVVLTISTRTAADSAEEEMLAGQATAVEVLTARGIDVLSVRDNPRWEDNAYQCAEAVITADGTPAEADEACGADVSEKLAPENPAGELVAADGGGSLTVLDFSDLICPDGRCAPVLGDTYVYLDEDHLTKRFVQQTITPAMTEALDGPDGPRSIRDLG, from the coding sequence GTGCGCGACTCCGAGAGGCGACCGGCACCGGCCGATGAGCTCTCCGACTGGATCCAGGAACCGTCGGGCGAGCCCGTCGGCCGGTCCTCGCGCGCCCGCACCCGCCTCGAGGACTGGCTGACCGCACCGGAGACCGCGCGCAGCACCACGCTGGACGACTGGCTGCAGGGGCCGGTCGAGGAGCACGCCGAGCAGGAGGCGGAGGACGCCTGGTCCACGGGCGAGTCCGTCTCCGGCGCCACCACCGCCGGCGGCTACGGGCAGGAGCCGCGCCCCACCGGCGGCCGTCGGCGCGGCGAGGAGCGGCGCGGGGCCGACGGGGCCGAGGCGCCGCATGCCGCCGCCCGGGCGGGCGCCCGCCGCCAGCGGCCGGCGTTCCGCGCGGAGCTGCACGGCCTGCGCGCGGTCGCGCTGGGCCTGGTGGCGGTGTACCACATCTGGCTGGGGCGGGTCTCCGGCGGGGTGGACGTCTTCCTGTTCCTCTCCGCCTTCTTCCTCACCGGCACGTTCGTGCGGCGCCTGGAGAGCGGCAGGCCGCTGGGGGTCCCCCGCTACTGGCTGCACACCTTCAAGCGCCTGCTCCCGCCCGCGGCGGCGACGATCCTGCTGGTGCTGGGGGCCTCGGCGGTGCTGCTGCCGCCCTCCCAGTGGGTGTCGGTGATGCAGCAGGCGGTGGCCTCGGCGGTGTACCTGCAGAACCTGCTGCTGGCCGTCATGCAGGTGGACTACCAGAACCAGGACGCCGGGGCCGCCTCCCCCCTGCAGCACTTCTGGTCGCTCAGCGTGCAGGGCCAGGCCTTCGTGGTGTGGCCGCTGCTGTTCCTGCTGATGCGGCGTCGGGCGCGGGCCGGGAAGCCGGTGCGCCTGCCGCTGATCGCACTGGTGGCCGTGATCGGCGCCGCCTCGCTGGCCTGGTCGGTGCTCTCCACCCAGACCCAGCAGCAGATCGCTTACTTCGACACCGCCGCGCGGATGTGGGAGTTCGCCGCGGGCTCGCTGCTGGCGCTGACTCTGCCGCTGCTGGACCGGCTCAGCGGGGCCCACCGCCCGGAGGATCCGCTGCGGCCCCGCTTCGGCGCGCTGCGGGCCCTGGTGGGCTGGGCGGGGATCGTCGCACTGCTCGCCGTGGGCGTGCTGGTGGACGTCTCGGCGCTGTTCCCGGGCTGGATCGCGCTGTGGCCGCTGGCCGCGGCGGGCGCGGTGGTGGTGGCCGGGCACTCCGGCCGGCGCTGGGGCGCGGACGCCCTGCTCTCCACCCGGCCCGCCGCGTTCGTGGGCGACATCTCCTACGCCCTCTACCTGGTGCACTGGCCGCTGCTGGTGCTGTGGCTGCACCACAGCGAGCAGGAGCGCGCCGGACTGCTGGACGGCCTGGCCGTGCTCACCGCCTCGGTGCTGCTGGCGTGGGCGCTGACCCGCCTGGTGGACGCCCCGATCCGCCGCTCGGCCTGGCTGGAGGCACGGCCCTGGCGCGCTCTCACGGCGGTGGCGGTGAGCGTCGCCCTGGTGGCAGGTGCCGCCGGGGCCTGGTCGCTGACGCTCACCCGGGAGAGCACCCCGGACCCGACGCCCACGGCCTCCCCGGCACTGCCCACCGACGAGGTGCCCTCCGAGACGCCGTCGGAGATCCTGCCGCACGGCTGGGAGCTGCGCAGCCAGTGGCCGTTCCTGCCGGAGGACTGCTCGGGCCGCTGGGAGCCGGCCACGGACTTCGACAACGTGCCCTGCGACCAGCTGCTGCCGGCCGGGGCGGAGCCGGCCGGCCTGGTGGTGATCCTGGGCAGCTCGCACGCCCGCCAGTACGTGCCGGCGCTGCTGCCGTGGGCGGAGGAGCACGACCTGCAGATCGTCAACCTCCACATGAACGGCTGCAACTTCGTGCCCGGCATGGAGCGCGGCTCCTACTGCGACGGCTACGACGAGTACGCGCTGGACTACATCGACACCGTGCAGCCGGACGTGGTGCTCACGATCTCCACCCGCACCGCCGCCGACTCGGCGGAGGAGGAGATGCTGGCGGGCCAGGCCACCGCGGTGGAGGTCCTCACCGCTCGCGGCATCGACGTGCTCAGCGTGCGCGACAACCCGCGCTGGGAGGACAACGCCTACCAGTGCGCGGAGGCGGTGATCACCGCCGACGGCACCCCCGCCGAGGCGGACGAGGCCTGCGGCGCGGACGTCTCCGAGAAGCTCGCGCCCGAGAACCCGGCCGGCGAGCTGGTCGCCGCCGACGGCGGCGGCAGCCTCACCGTGCTGGACTTCAGCGACCTGATCTGCCCCGACGGCCGGTGCGCGCCGGTGCTGGGCGACACCTACGTGTACCTCGACGAGGACCACCTCACGAAGCGGTTCGTGCAGCAGACCATCACCCCGGCGATGACCGAGGCGCTCGACGGCCCCGACGGGCCGCGCAGCATCCGCGACCTCGGCTGA
- a CDS encoding M18 family aminopeptidase, translating to MSFSAAAPSPRARSTALDLGAFVTASPSSFHAAREAARRLEEAGFTALRETDRWEAADVAGDRYVLRDGSLIAWSAPEGASTSTPFRIVGSHTDSPALKLKPNPELGAEQLTQVGVEIYGGPLLNSWLDRELRMAGRLALADGSTVLVETPGLLRVPQLAVHLDRGVTKDGLTLDPQRHMQPLLGFAGHDVLEILAERAGVRRAEIVGMDVVTADSQAPALFGAHEEFLASGRLDNLSSVHAEVEALATVARGDRPETAAGPAPIALMVANDHEEVGSATRSGAGGPFLEDVLVRVHAALGGDEATRRQVMASSMVLSADAGHAAHPNYPERHDPVTRPRLGEGPMLKINAQQRYATDAVGIAAFVAACESAGVPHQHFVSHNAMPCGSTIGPITATRLGMTTIDVGLTLLSMHSAREMCATADPLLLQQACAAFLRG from the coding sequence ATGTCGTTCTCCGCCGCCGCCCCGTCCCCTCGTGCCCGCTCCACCGCCCTCGACCTCGGGGCCTTCGTCACGGCCTCGCCCTCCAGCTTCCACGCCGCCCGCGAGGCGGCCCGTCGTCTCGAGGAGGCCGGCTTCACCGCCCTGCGCGAGACGGACCGCTGGGAGGCGGCCGACGTCGCCGGCGACCGCTACGTGCTGCGCGACGGCTCGCTGATCGCGTGGTCCGCCCCCGAGGGCGCGAGCACCTCCACCCCGTTCCGCATCGTCGGCTCGCACACCGACTCCCCCGCCCTGAAGCTCAAGCCGAACCCGGAGCTCGGCGCCGAGCAGCTCACCCAGGTGGGGGTCGAGATCTACGGCGGCCCGCTGCTGAACTCGTGGCTGGACCGGGAGCTGCGGATGGCCGGGCGGCTCGCGCTCGCCGACGGCTCCACCGTGCTGGTGGAGACGCCCGGCCTGCTGCGCGTCCCGCAGCTCGCCGTGCACCTGGACCGCGGGGTGACCAAGGACGGCCTCACCCTGGACCCGCAGCGGCACATGCAGCCGCTGCTGGGCTTCGCGGGCCATGACGTGCTGGAGATCCTCGCCGAGCGCGCGGGCGTGCGCCGCGCGGAGATCGTGGGCATGGACGTGGTGACCGCCGACTCCCAGGCGCCGGCGCTGTTCGGCGCCCACGAGGAGTTCCTCGCCTCGGGCCGGCTGGACAACCTCTCCTCGGTGCATGCCGAGGTGGAGGCGCTGGCGACCGTCGCACGGGGGGACCGGCCGGAGACGGCCGCCGGGCCTGCTCCGATCGCGCTGATGGTGGCCAACGACCACGAGGAGGTGGGCTCGGCGACCCGCTCCGGCGCGGGCGGGCCGTTCCTCGAGGACGTGCTGGTGCGGGTGCATGCGGCGCTCGGCGGCGACGAGGCGACCCGCCGGCAGGTGATGGCCTCCTCGATGGTGCTCTCCGCGGATGCCGGCCATGCCGCACACCCGAACTACCCCGAGCGCCACGACCCCGTGACCCGCCCCCGCCTGGGCGAGGGCCCGATGCTGAAGATCAACGCCCAGCAGCGCTACGCGACCGATGCGGTGGGCATCGCCGCCTTCGTCGCGGCCTGCGAGAGCGCCGGGGTGCCGCACCAGCACTTCGTGTCCCACAACGCGATGCCCTGCGGTTCCACGATCGGGCCGATCACCGCCACCCGGCTGGGCATGACCACGATCGACGTGGGCCTCACGCTGCTGTCGATGCACTCGGCGCGGGAGATGTGCGCGACCGCGGATCCGCTGCTGCTGCAGCAGGCCTGCGCCGCCTTCCTGCGCGGCTGA
- a CDS encoding DUF2029 domain-containing protein produces MSEAIPGAAPPRGLLPSRESSRTGTGTHRRADGTTVAVLRSWWWWVAAAIAVGACIYLHWEISRSAIAPRTPWDEIHPLETARYLAGAHEVMPLSGSGYYPGWALMLAPLWWFTDDPERLYQLAVLIGNVLAVATIAPLTLLARRMGLPVAPALTVSALALCLPGRTVLADYALSEQAILFVLAWTVLAMHALWRRPTVLRTVVFVLCVSACYLMHSRELALVATAAVWLALMAVRHWRVAAVGLPLLAVTSLAVRRFSAHVLDATLLGGSGGKEDLLGQVFENGSAGLFTRVLLNQSWAQAVGTAGLAAIGAVVVTVWAVHELRRWRIGPGVFLLGTCLSALLLSAVWWTRPDFLWAGDGYVRLDVWVYTRYVDHVATLLVLVALVALVRGLRRGPLLAALGLFAAVALPVVLWVAKDVPLWGALDGPGNSSALLSWVSMFPAEPFPLPQQPTIGNENRFWVWASLFGAAALAAAPLLRRAPRVLVSLLLATAVTLSLQADPSQRRDAPVAIEQAVERVEAVTGEQAEVDMDYSCSGPGLTRYQVMNWLGFWLSPRDVDLADPPQGTPFDSEYVVSCADWPEAAELGALRVSDSGYYGYALWVLPGEEQAALEEAGLLDR; encoded by the coding sequence GTGTCCGAGGCCATTCCCGGAGCCGCCCCTCCTCGCGGTCTGCTCCCCTCGCGCGAGAGCTCGCGCACCGGCACCGGCACCCACCGTCGCGCCGACGGGACCACCGTCGCCGTGCTGCGCTCCTGGTGGTGGTGGGTGGCCGCGGCGATCGCGGTGGGCGCCTGCATCTACCTCCACTGGGAGATCAGCCGCTCGGCGATCGCGCCCCGCACGCCGTGGGACGAGATCCATCCGCTGGAGACCGCCCGGTATCTCGCCGGCGCGCACGAGGTGATGCCCCTCTCCGGCAGCGGCTACTACCCGGGCTGGGCGCTGATGCTCGCCCCGCTGTGGTGGTTCACCGACGACCCTGAGCGGCTCTACCAGCTCGCGGTGCTGATCGGGAACGTCCTGGCGGTCGCCACGATCGCCCCGCTGACCCTGCTCGCACGCCGCATGGGCCTTCCCGTCGCGCCCGCGCTCACCGTCTCCGCGCTCGCCCTCTGCCTCCCCGGCAGGACGGTGCTCGCGGACTACGCCCTCAGCGAGCAGGCGATCCTCTTCGTGCTGGCCTGGACGGTGCTGGCGATGCATGCGCTGTGGCGGCGCCCCACGGTGCTGCGCACGGTGGTGTTCGTGCTCTGCGTGTCCGCCTGCTACCTCATGCACTCCCGCGAGCTGGCCCTGGTCGCCACCGCCGCGGTGTGGCTGGCGCTGATGGCGGTGCGCCACTGGCGGGTGGCGGCGGTGGGGCTGCCGCTGCTGGCCGTGACGAGCCTTGCCGTGCGGCGGTTCTCCGCGCATGTGCTCGACGCCACCCTCCTGGGCGGCAGCGGCGGCAAGGAGGACCTGCTGGGCCAGGTCTTCGAGAACGGCTCCGCGGGACTCTTCACCAGGGTTCTGCTGAACCAGAGCTGGGCGCAGGCGGTGGGGACCGCGGGGCTGGCCGCGATCGGCGCCGTGGTGGTGACGGTGTGGGCGGTGCACGAGCTGCGGCGGTGGCGGATCGGACCCGGCGTGTTCCTGCTGGGCACCTGCCTCTCCGCGCTGCTGCTGAGCGCCGTGTGGTGGACCCGGCCGGACTTCCTCTGGGCCGGGGACGGCTACGTGCGCCTGGACGTGTGGGTCTACACCCGGTACGTGGACCACGTCGCGACCCTCCTGGTGCTGGTGGCGCTCGTCGCGCTCGTGCGCGGTCTGCGGCGCGGCCCGCTGCTCGCGGCGCTCGGGCTCTTCGCCGCGGTGGCGCTGCCGGTAGTGCTGTGGGTCGCGAAGGACGTCCCCCTGTGGGGCGCGCTCGACGGCCCCGGCAACTCCTCGGCGCTGCTGAGCTGGGTCTCGATGTTCCCCGCGGAACCGTTCCCGCTCCCCCAGCAGCCCACCATCGGCAACGAGAACAGGTTCTGGGTGTGGGCCTCGCTGTTCGGGGCGGCGGCGCTGGCGGCCGCCCCGCTGCTGCGCCGTGCCCCGCGGGTGCTGGTCTCCCTGCTCCTCGCCACCGCCGTGACCCTCTCGCTGCAGGCGGATCCCTCGCAGCGGCGGGACGCCCCGGTGGCGATCGAGCAGGCCGTCGAGCGGGTCGAGGCCGTCACCGGCGAGCAGGCGGAGGTGGACATGGACTACTCCTGCAGCGGTCCGGGCCTGACCCGTTACCAGGTGATGAACTGGCTCGGCTTCTGGCTGTCCCCGCGGGACGTGGACCTCGCCGATCCGCCGCAGGGCACCCCCTTCGACTCCGAGTACGTGGTCTCCTGCGCGGACTGGCCCGAGGCGGCGGAGCTCGGGGCACTGCGGGTGAGCGACAGCGGGTACTACGGCTATGCCCTGTGGGTGCTGCCCGGGGAGGAGCAGGCCGCGCTCGAGGAGGCGGGGCTGCTGGACCGTTGA
- a CDS encoding polysaccharide pyruvyl transferase family protein, translating into MSTPRITVIGSALSGNKGAAAMLESAVQTLGERLGEVEFTLLSMYPEEDRAQNPYPNLEVVAADPKTLGVTINSLALAHRLLPPLRPLLRRHRAIRALAQSDALLDQGGITFTDGREKFLLYNVASILPALNLHTPVFKCAQAVGPFKNPINRIVSKVFLPKAQTLVTRGRITHEFAEGLGLTNLVAGADYAFSLEMDGTEEQGLREAGVDLDFFADGEVVGVCPSVVLQKKVEGRGDDYVGQMIAFIERLRRDGKKVLLVPHSVRTGTEKTHNNDLPLCTRINDLLVPGEDVLFVDRELSSQQLRHLIGRCDLFVASRFHAMVSSLAMAVPTLVIGWSHKYREVLEMFALEEWAFGHDQLTPEHLWSRFEDLSARRDEVQGKLDQHLPEVKRRSLAQADLIAELVTERAAARGR; encoded by the coding sequence ATGAGCACCCCCCGCATCACCGTCATCGGTTCCGCGCTGTCCGGCAACAAGGGCGCCGCCGCCATGCTCGAGAGCGCCGTGCAGACCCTCGGCGAGCGCCTCGGGGAGGTGGAGTTCACCCTGCTGAGCATGTACCCCGAGGAGGACCGGGCGCAGAACCCGTACCCGAACCTCGAGGTGGTGGCCGCCGATCCCAAGACCCTCGGCGTGACCATCAACTCGCTCGCCCTCGCCCACCGCCTGCTGCCCCCGCTGCGGCCCCTGCTGCGCCGCCATCGGGCGATCCGTGCGCTGGCCCAGAGCGACGCGCTGCTGGACCAGGGCGGCATCACCTTCACCGACGGCCGCGAGAAGTTCCTGCTCTACAACGTCGCCTCGATCCTCCCGGCGCTGAACCTGCACACCCCGGTGTTCAAGTGCGCCCAGGCGGTGGGCCCGTTCAAGAACCCCATCAACCGGATCGTCTCGAAGGTCTTCCTGCCCAAGGCGCAGACCCTCGTGACACGCGGCCGCATCACCCACGAGTTCGCCGAGGGCCTGGGCCTGACGAACCTCGTCGCCGGCGCCGACTACGCCTTCTCCCTGGAGATGGACGGCACCGAGGAGCAGGGCCTGCGCGAGGCCGGCGTCGACCTCGACTTCTTCGCCGACGGCGAGGTGGTGGGCGTGTGCCCCTCCGTGGTGCTGCAGAAGAAGGTGGAGGGGCGCGGCGACGACTACGTGGGGCAGATGATCGCGTTCATCGAGCGCCTGCGCCGGGACGGGAAGAAGGTGCTGCTGGTGCCGCACTCCGTGCGCACCGGCACCGAGAAGACCCACAATAACGACCTGCCGCTGTGCACCCGGATCAACGATCTGCTGGTGCCCGGCGAGGACGTGCTGTTCGTGGACCGCGAGCTGAGCTCCCAGCAGCTGCGCCACCTCATCGGCCGCTGCGACCTGTTCGTGGCCAGCCGCTTCCACGCCATGGTCTCCTCGCTGGCGATGGCGGTGCCCACCCTGGTGATCGGGTGGAGCCACAAGTACCGCGAGGTGCTGGAGATGTTCGCGCTCGAGGAGTGGGCCTTCGGCCACGACCAGCTCACCCCCGAGCACCTCTGGAGCCGGTTCGAGGATCTCTCCGCACGCCGTGACGAGGTGCAGGGGAAGCTCGATCAGCACCTGCCCGAGGTGAAGCGCCGCTCGCTCGCGCAGGCCGATCTCATCGCCGAGCTGGTGACGGAGCGCGCTGCGGCCCGCGGCCGCTGA